From a single Streptomyces liliifuscus genomic region:
- a CDS encoding SulP family inorganic anion transporter, whose protein sequence is MAGSAGGQVPGRGRPAPGPGTLLGGLAPGLGTLLGYRRSWLKGDLLAGVTVAAYLVPQVMAYAGVAGLPPVAGLWAILPALVLYAVFGSSRLLSVGPESTTALMTATVVAPLAAGDPDRYAALAAALAVTVGMLCLVAWAVRLGFLADLLSRPVLIGYLAGVALIMIVDQLPKLTGVDTTGSAFFAQLWSFVRHLTQVHGATLLFGAVTLAFLFAVARFLRTVPGPLLAVVLGTAAVAVFDLDDRYGIKVIGSVPSGLPGLAVPDLTELAHLVLPALGVLLVGYTDFILTARAFTVDSSDDSSDDSSGDKSPDLDPNQEFLALGAANLGASALHGFPVSSSASRTALAASAGARSQAYSLVAGAAVLAVLLFLSPLLTRTPSAVLGALVVYAAVRMIDLAGFRRLSSFRRRELLLALGCLAGVLALDILYGVIVAVGLSVAELLVRVARPHDAVQGVVPGVAGMHDVDDYPQARTIPGLLVYRYDSPLFFANAEDFRRRALAAVDEQEDPVRWFVLNTEANVEVDITALDAVDALRLELTRRHIVFALARVKQDLMDELDAYGLTTSVGTDLVFPTLPTAVTAYREWSRTRDDTQ, encoded by the coding sequence ATGGCAGGGAGCGCGGGCGGGCAGGTTCCGGGGCGCGGGCGTCCGGCACCGGGGCCCGGCACTCTCCTCGGCGGCCTCGCGCCCGGACTCGGCACGCTCCTCGGCTACCGGCGCTCGTGGCTGAAGGGCGACCTGCTGGCCGGGGTGACCGTGGCCGCGTACCTGGTGCCGCAGGTCATGGCGTACGCGGGCGTGGCGGGCCTGCCGCCGGTCGCCGGACTCTGGGCGATCCTGCCCGCCCTCGTGCTCTACGCCGTGTTCGGCTCCTCACGCCTGCTGTCGGTCGGCCCTGAGTCGACGACCGCGCTGATGACGGCGACCGTGGTCGCCCCGCTGGCCGCCGGGGACCCGGACCGCTACGCGGCCCTGGCAGCCGCCCTCGCGGTCACGGTGGGCATGCTGTGCCTGGTCGCGTGGGCGGTGCGGCTGGGGTTCCTCGCGGACCTGCTCTCCCGGCCCGTCCTGATCGGCTACCTCGCGGGCGTGGCGCTGATCATGATCGTGGACCAGCTGCCCAAGCTTACCGGTGTGGACACGACGGGTTCCGCCTTCTTCGCGCAACTCTGGTCCTTCGTGCGGCATCTGACGCAGGTCCATGGGGCGACGCTGCTGTTCGGCGCCGTCACTCTCGCGTTCCTCTTCGCGGTGGCACGGTTCCTCCGGACGGTCCCCGGTCCCCTGCTGGCGGTGGTACTCGGCACGGCGGCCGTGGCCGTGTTCGACCTCGACGACCGGTACGGCATCAAGGTGATCGGCTCGGTACCGTCGGGGCTGCCCGGTCTCGCCGTGCCCGATCTGACCGAGCTGGCGCATCTGGTCCTCCCGGCCCTCGGGGTCCTCCTTGTGGGCTACACGGACTTCATCCTCACCGCGCGGGCCTTCACCGTCGACTCCTCCGACGACTCCTCCGACGACTCCTCCGGCGACAAGAGCCCCGACCTCGACCCCAACCAGGAGTTCCTGGCCCTCGGCGCGGCCAACCTCGGCGCGAGTGCGCTGCACGGTTTCCCGGTGAGCAGCAGCGCGAGCCGGACGGCGCTCGCAGCCTCGGCGGGCGCCCGCAGTCAGGCGTACTCGCTGGTCGCCGGTGCGGCGGTCCTCGCAGTGCTGCTCTTCCTGAGCCCGCTGCTGACCCGCACGCCCTCGGCCGTGCTGGGCGCGCTCGTCGTGTACGCCGCGGTCCGTATGATCGACCTTGCGGGCTTCCGCCGGCTGTCGTCCTTCCGCCGCCGGGAACTGCTGCTGGCCCTCGGCTGTCTGGCGGGGGTGCTGGCCCTGGACATCCTCTACGGCGTGATCGTCGCCGTCGGCCTGTCGGTCGCGGAGCTGCTGGTCCGCGTGGCCCGTCCGCACGATGCCGTCCAGGGAGTGGTCCCCGGTGTGGCCGGCATGCACGACGTCGACGACTACCCACAGGCCCGCACCATCCCCGGCCTGCTGGTCTACCGCTACGACTCGCCCCTGTTCTTCGCCAACGCGGAGGACTTCCGGCGCCGGGCCCTGGCCGCCGTCGACGAGCAGGAGGACCCGGTCCGCTGGTTCGTCCTCAACACCGAGGCCAACGTCGAGGTCGACATCACCGCCCTGGACGCCGTCGACGCCCTCCGCCTCGAACTGACCCGGCGCCACATCGTGTTCGCCCTCGCCCGCGTGAAGCAGGACCTGATGGACGAGCTCGACGCATACGGCCTGACGACGTCGGTCGGCACCGATCTGGTCTTCCCAACACTGCCGACCGCTGTCACGGCGTACCGGGAGTGGAGTCGCACCCGGGACGACACGCAGTAG
- the ppk2 gene encoding polyphosphate kinase 2, producing the protein MAGKKTARVPRAAYEQELLRLQTELVKLQEWVRAEGTRLVVVFEGRDAAGKGGTIKRVSEHLNPRVARTVALPKPTERERTQWYFQRYVEHLPAAGEIVLLDRSWYNRAGVEHVMGFCTKEEYQLFLRQCPIFERMLVEEGILLRKYWFSVSDTEQQKRFRQRLKDPTRRWKLSPMDLESITRWEAYSRAKDEMLVHTDISEAPWFVVESDDKRRARLNMIAHLLGSVPYHEVPPPVLELPPRPPSTGYQRPPRDLQTYVPDHAASL; encoded by the coding sequence ATGGCCGGCAAGAAGACGGCGCGGGTGCCGCGTGCGGCGTACGAGCAGGAGCTGCTGCGTCTGCAGACGGAGCTGGTGAAGCTCCAGGAGTGGGTGCGGGCCGAGGGCACCCGGCTCGTGGTGGTCTTCGAGGGACGGGACGCGGCGGGCAAGGGCGGCACGATCAAACGGGTCTCGGAGCACCTCAACCCGCGTGTCGCGCGGACCGTGGCGCTGCCCAAGCCGACCGAGCGCGAGCGCACGCAGTGGTACTTCCAGCGGTACGTCGAGCATCTGCCCGCCGCCGGGGAGATCGTGCTGCTCGACCGCAGCTGGTACAACCGCGCCGGTGTCGAGCACGTCATGGGTTTCTGCACCAAGGAGGAGTACCAGCTCTTCCTCCGTCAATGCCCGATCTTCGAGCGGATGCTGGTGGAGGAGGGTATCCTGCTGCGCAAGTACTGGTTCTCGGTGAGCGACACGGAGCAGCAGAAACGGTTCCGGCAGCGGCTGAAGGACCCGACACGGCGCTGGAAGCTCTCCCCGATGGACTTGGAGTCGATCACCCGCTGGGAGGCGTACTCCCGGGCGAAGGACGAGATGCTGGTGCACACGGACATCTCGGAGGCCCCGTGGTTCGTCGTGGAGAGCGACGACAAGCGCCGGGCCCGTCTGAACATGATCGCCCATCTGCTCGGCTCCGTGCCGTACCACGAGGTGCCGCCGCCGGTGCTGGAGCTGCCGCCCCGACCGCCCTCGACCGGCTACCAGCGCCCGCCCCGCGATCTGCAGACATACGTCCCCGATCACGCGGCAAGCCTCTGA
- a CDS encoding purple acid phosphatase family protein, whose product MYCCLSAPHGGLRSAALLAPALLRALHAAARRSTTQIRHPRDPDAVSAVNLELVTLTEDLAVVTWYTGVTGSDDGFGHLIPAVTEGEVVYGTHPARLNRTASEGRRTAHHHVELTDLEPGQTYYYQARSRGSAATPTPLHLVKGNAVGTSLHGFGSRGGPYSFTTPQPPPGRHLRTIALCNDLHLGETTAGLVAGVPLMRGVSQRLGLAPYPEIMGRALVDEARRRGADHLLAAGDISAGGAPRDLTEARRILDGFGTHGQDYFVVRGNHDRPRRPASGQEPFGDSFLDEFPGGDGPAYFARDLGGLRIVGLDTYEKRGNGSDSGGLSPDQLAWFRARLRENGDQPTIVFGHHPLTVRNSLFPVMSGQRLNRRQARAILDAYSVAPGVFLHHAGHTHRNKRTVLPQARHVTLQEVSAVKEYPGGFCLLRIHTGGYALNYYKTSSGPAREWSERSRRVAAGLWPQHALGRSVCDRNSVTSRDLSGITPAASRTAFRGAAQAAG is encoded by the coding sequence ATGTATTGCTGCCTCTCCGCTCCCCACGGTGGCCTGCGATCCGCCGCACTCCTCGCCCCCGCCCTCCTCCGAGCCCTCCACGCCGCCGCCCGCCGCAGTACGACACAGATACGCCATCCCCGCGACCCGGACGCCGTGTCCGCCGTAAACCTCGAACTGGTCACCCTCACCGAGGACCTGGCCGTCGTCACCTGGTACACCGGCGTGACCGGCAGCGACGACGGATTCGGCCACCTCATCCCCGCGGTGACCGAGGGCGAAGTCGTCTACGGCACCCACCCCGCCCGGCTGAACCGCACCGCCTCCGAAGGCCGCCGCACCGCCCACCACCACGTCGAACTGACCGATCTCGAACCCGGCCAGACGTACTACTACCAGGCCCGCTCCCGGGGTTCGGCGGCCACACCCACACCGCTGCACCTCGTGAAGGGCAACGCCGTCGGAACCTCGCTGCACGGGTTCGGCTCGCGCGGCGGCCCGTACTCCTTCACGACGCCCCAGCCTCCGCCGGGCCGCCATCTGAGGACGATCGCCCTCTGCAACGACCTGCACCTGGGAGAGACCACGGCCGGACTGGTGGCCGGGGTCCCGTTGATGCGGGGCGTCTCGCAGCGGCTCGGCCTCGCCCCTTATCCGGAGATCATGGGCCGGGCCCTGGTCGACGAGGCCCGCCGACGCGGAGCCGACCACCTGTTGGCCGCGGGCGACATCTCGGCCGGAGGCGCGCCGCGCGATCTGACCGAGGCCCGGCGGATCCTGGACGGTTTCGGCACGCACGGACAGGACTACTTCGTCGTCCGCGGGAACCACGACCGGCCCAGGAGACCGGCGAGCGGCCAAGAACCCTTCGGCGACAGCTTTCTGGACGAGTTCCCCGGTGGCGACGGACCCGCGTACTTCGCGCGCGATCTCGGCGGTCTGCGGATCGTCGGGCTGGACACCTACGAGAAGAGGGGCAACGGCAGCGACTCGGGCGGCCTCTCGCCCGACCAACTGGCATGGTTCCGAGCCCGGTTGAGGGAGAACGGGGACCAGCCGACCATCGTCTTCGGCCACCACCCGCTGACCGTACGCAACTCACTGTTCCCTGTGATGAGCGGTCAGCGCCTCAACCGCCGCCAGGCCCGCGCGATCCTCGACGCCTACTCCGTCGCCCCCGGCGTCTTCCTCCACCATGCCGGTCACACCCACCGCAACAAGCGCACGGTCCTCCCACAGGCTCGGCACGTCACGCTGCAGGAGGTCAGTGCGGTGAAGGAGTACCCGGGCGGCTTCTGCCTGCTCCGGATCCACACGGGTGGCTACGCCCTCAACTACTACAAGACCAGCAGCGGACCCGCCCGGGAGTGGAGCGAACGCAGCCGACGCGTGGCGGCCGGCCTGTGGCCCCAGCACGCCCTCGGCCGCTCGGTCTGCGACCGCAACAGCGTCACGTCCCGCGACCTCTCGGGCATCACCCCGGCCGCGTCGCGAACCGCGTTCCGGGGTGCTGCTCAGGCGGCGGGCTGA